Sequence from the Zeugodacus cucurbitae isolate PBARC_wt_2022May chromosome 2, idZeuCucr1.2, whole genome shotgun sequence genome:
GATTTAGAGAGCGGCTCATGGCTCATGGCGAGGCTTGTTATGACGACGCTGCAGCGACGGTGTGCAGCGTTTCGGGGGAGGCGGTTGTTCACCGATTGAATGGCTGCCTAAATGGTTTCGCCTAGATGGCTAGCTTGTCGATTAGGGGTGAAACTCATGGCTGTGGGTATTTGAACTGTGCGAATGTGGCAAACATGGAGTGGCTTGTTACGTCTGAATGAACGAGTTTGCAACTCCACAATGGAACAGTAGCAAGCGTAATTGAATTCGTGTTCACTGCAATGGAGTTGGAACGAGTCGGGTGGGGagtgaaaattgaatttaagtAATGCTAGAGATTGTTGAATTTATTTGGATTGAGTCTGTTATGTGCTGataattatttgcttattttattataatttttatttatttagttaaatcTTGCTATACTATAATTTCTAGGTTAGGTACGTTTCAAAATTAggattttttgtcttttgtataATTTCTAGTTTAGGTGGGTTCCAAAATTaggattttttgtcttattaaagaGTCGAGACTATATATGGCGTAATTTTGTCCAAAAAAGTTAGTTTTGTTTGttcaaaatctgtcaaaaaatcaaatgtGCTATTTTTTCCTTCGTCCATTAACGAGATTTTTCCATATGCTATCGaaataattttggtttattgattttagatgaaccaataatgacgAAGACGGcggagcaattttttttgaaacgtCAAGAGAGACTTGAatcttaaaatcaaaatattttaaagcttgtTATTCCACTGTTCGGTGGTATATTAGTTCCGAGTTAGATATAATGTTCGAAAACCAATAATGATCTGTCAAAGAATatctaatttttgtattttttcatttcagtaaTTATTCTTCTTTAACTGGAACCCATCGTTTCTTTGCCTCACTTTGGTAAACGGTGAGCTCTATAAAGATTAGAATAAAACATCGAtctaaatataaaactttatcGAACATCTCCTCGAAACATTATATGAAAAGTATATCCTTTGTTATTCTAAAATATTCTAATGAAAGAttagtttgttttttataccctgaacagggtatattaagtttgtcacgaagtttgtcacgaagtttgtaacacccagaaggaagcgtcggaggccctataaagtatatatataaatgatcagtatgttgaactgagtcgatttagacatgtccgtctgtctgtatatatacgaactagtccttcagtttttaagatatcgttttgaaattttgcagatgttattttctcttcaagaagctgctcatttgtcggaactgccgatatcggaccactatatcatatagctgccatacaaactgaacgatcgaaatcaaaggcttgtatggaaaacttccgcattttactacatatcttcacgaaatttggtgtgagttattgttcatagaaataatttaatctccaaaaaaattgttcagatcgattcactatagcatatagctgccatacaaactgaacgatcggaatcaagggcttgtatggaaaattttcgcatttgacgtggtatcttcatgaaatttgacatggattactgcttaaggtaataatataatctccgaagaaattgtacagatcggttaactatataaccttaatgtttctagcaaacaacccggctaaaaagaattagtaaaatgttttctttttttacttactttttcttacgtctttacaTTTGCTTACATTTACTAAAAGAAGGTTTCCGAATCACTGTAAACTCAAAAACATAACatttccaaataaaaattattttgtttttgtgtattttgattattattgtgCAGAACATATGGTGAACAAAACGCGGAAGCTAAAAACAGATTAAAAGACAAGTATTTACTTTAACTTCGAGTTTGTGTAACTACGTAATGAGAGTTCCTGGAAAATCCTTAAAAGGTGGGAAATTGCAAAACACACATTTTCaggtaaaaatatttcgaacgcAGGTAAAGAAAGGATTTGCGCACGCGAAAATTTCCCCTTCATTAAGGCAAACGTATCTACAGAGCATAAGTGCGAAACACCTTTTTACCTGCATAGCTCTGAAGTCGAAAAAAACGTATAAAAAGGGagagtaaaatatattgaaaccaGTTACAAAACTTTTTGCATCGATAGCACTACTATCTCCGCAGAGACTTACgaactttttgaaaaacctcaaaaaatcaaacatcatgaattattttaaaatattacgcTGTTTTCACATAAGACTGCTACTGCTGCTTATGTTTGCTACGAATCTACCGCTGATTACCGCAGTTTTCACGCCGGAGAACTGCAAAACGCTTAGCGCCAACACTAACTGTCAGTGTATAACGGAACTTGCGCATTTCGAGATCGAATGCGTATCAACGAAAACGAGCGGCAAATTTAGTCTACGCATCGGACCCGGCAAGAATGTTAAGATCGAGTGTGAGGACATAACAGCTGAAGACTACGAGATCTTACCGACGTTGAAAATTGGTTACACCAAAATCGTACAAATCCAACACTGCCCACTGCCTGATAATGAAGAGCCCATAGCTAAACTGCTAAACCAACTGGGCGTCGAAAGAGTCAATTATTTCGCCTATGCAATTGACGAGAATAGCGGCAATATTACACAACAACATTTAAGTGGTCTAGAGAAATTACAGCATTTGAGGCTGAGCGCGaaagcacaaaaatatttgccgGACAATCTATTCGAACATCTAAAGAATCTCGTATGGCTGGATCTGCGCTCAAACAATTTGACGCTGAGCGACCGCTTGCTGGAACCATTACCGAATTTGACATATCTGGATTTGGGACATAACTTTTTGGAACGCCTACCCGAAGGTGTAtttaagaaacaacaaaaattgcaacaTTTAAATTTGTGGAGTAATCGTCTACGTACACTGAACAAGCAAACGTTCAGTGGTGCCGAGGAGCTGGTGCTTTTGGATCTCAGTTCGAATGAAATAGAATGTTTCGAACATGACGTGTTCGCGCTACTCGGCAGTTTGAGAAGTCTGGATCTAAATATGAATAGAATACGTGAACTACCTAGTGGACTATTTGCTAAGAACAAGTATCTTACGGAATTCAGGCTCGTTAACAACAAAGTACAGCTGAAAACTTTGCCGCCCGcactatttacaaatttaacctTCCTAGAGGAAGTGCGTTTGATATGTGGCTTGGAGCAGGTACCGGCAGATTTGTTCGCCAGCTCCACTAAACTGACAAACCTCACAATGAGAAACAATATGCTTAGAACGTTACCGGAGAACTTTTTCAAATCTCAACACAATCTCTACGATCTGGATTTGTCACATAATCGTTTGGAAACCTTACCGGATACGCTGTttcaatttacaacaaatctaATCGAACTCAAGCTGTCACACAATCAACTCGTCGAAATATCAAGTGAGCTATTTAAACCTTTAGCGCAACTGGAGCTGCTGCATCTTGAGAACAACAACTTGGTTAGCATCAGTTTTAATGCTTTCTGCGATACGGCCAACCTGAAATACCTAAATCTGGCAAATAACCAAATCGACTTGGTCGACACGCTGGAAGCCACATCGCTGGATTCTTTGGACGACGAAATCACAATTGGTACCACCTCACCTTTCCGTTTCCTGTTTAAACTGCGCGAACTCAACTTGCGTAATAACTCTATAATGTACCTGCATAAGGATTGGCGAACACAACTGCTCGAACTGCGCAAACTCGATCTCAGTTACAACAACATACACGTGTTCTCGGATCACGATCTGCGTTTCCTGAGCAAACATGTGACACATGTTAACCTGACACACAATCTCATTGAGGAAATCAATTTCAATAGCATCACAAGCTTGGACCTGCACACAGACCCGCGCACAATACTTTTCGACCTCAATGACAACCCGTTACATTGCGACTGTGTGCTCTTGCACTTTCTACAATTCGTATTCGGCGAGTTCAGCGAAAAACTTGGCAACAAAGTCGAAAtcttaacaaacaatttgagatGCGAAGGACCACCAGCATTGAGAGAGAAGGAAATAATCGATCTTAGCTCCATGGAGCTTGTATGTCCACTGGATGATCAGTACTCACAAGAGAAGCTGTGTCCAAACGGTTGTGAGTGCTTGGTGCGTCCAGTTGATTTGATGCTCATCATCAACTGTTCCCACAGCGAACTCACAGAAATGCCAACGCTGCCGAGCGTGCCTATACTCAAGGGCATCGAACTGATTGTGTCGCATAACAGACTGGAGAGCCTGCCGCTCAACACTACACCCGGTTACTCCGATGTTGTGGCACTACATGCCGCCGGCAATCAGCTGCGCCAGCTCAACTTGAACAATCTACCGAAGAATTTGGAGTTTTTGGATGTGCGACAGAATCTGCTGCAAAACTTGAACGCCAGTGTCTTGAATTTTctcaatagcagcaacaatttGCAAGCTCTCTTCCTTACAAACAATCCATGGACTTGTGATTGTGCGGCAAAACCATTATTGGAGTTCACACAAAGTGCGGCAATACGACGCAAGCTCGCCGAACACGACATGCAACACTTGAACTGCTTAGTGAAATCGGGCAATTCGACCATCAGCCTGAGATTCCGCGATGTTAGCAGGAGCCAAATATGCCCAGTCAAGCGAACTCTGTATATCATCATCGGCTTGACAATCGCGCTCGCTGTACTAAAGATCGGCATCTTCACATTCATTTATCGCAGATATCGCCACCGTTTCGGCAGATGTCTCAACGCCAACATGGAGGATGACAATAAATGTTACGACGCCTTCGTCTCTTATGCGCCGCTGGATGAACACTTCATCATTGAACACTTGAAACCCGAACTGGAGAATGGTCCCATACAATATCGGCTGTGTTTACCCAAACGTGACTGGATCGTCGGCGATTGTTTCACACAACACACGGTGTGCTCGGTAAACGAGTCACAGCGCACCATAGTGGTGTTGTCGCAGAATTTCATAAAGACCGTGTGGTCTGACATGGAATTCCGCATGGCGCACCAAACTGCACTAGCTGCGGTACAAAAACATTTGATAATCATAATGTATGGCGACATTGAAGAAGTGGAAAACTTGGATAGCGAACTGCAAACGATTCTGAAGGCGAACACGCACCTCAGATGGGGAGATCCTAGCTTCTGGAGTAAACTGCGCGCCGCTTTGCCGCAAGACACTTGCATCGAGCGCTTGGAAAAGGAGATGTCCAAACTGGAGATGTGCGTGGTTTAGAGGGAATATGAAATAGCAGTTGGTTTCcctttgtatatattaaatatacagcTAAAGCTGTAGCCGTAGAATAGGCATACAAAAATTTGATgtaaattttcttttagtttagtttttctaatttatacgtaattaatttataaaaaaaattaaaaaaaaaaaataataaaaaataaaaaaaaattgtgccaTATTCtcggcaaaaaaaaatatttctttttttatttatctagaTTTAGTGATGGTAGCAAAAAAGTTATCGTTTATCGATAATTATCTCGAGTAAGGaagggtgtcaccgaacattttatactctcgcaatttattaatttaattttattaagataacaaacaatttgactcacatattcggcatatatgtatatttcatccattgcaagtttgaaaaccctaatattagggatataggagatagatgaagttatgacccgatttcactcatttttggcacggagacattattagaagaaacatattcccttaaaatttgttcaaaatatctgagagacttaactataatttcggtaaaaaatttgttagaagtactgaggtcctcatattcgatatatagggtcttgaaaacttatggaccgatttcgacgatttttagaagggtgatggcactctttaaatacagtatttttgcaaagttctgtgccgatatcttcactagtactaactttatatattctggtatatgggaagtaggcgtggctgtgaaccgatttagacaattttcacaacatatcattgggatggtaggaagatattatgaaccaaatttcattgaaattggtccagtagtttcggagatatggtttttgacccagaagtgggcggaaccacgcccatttaatattttgtataccattttgagtgcaactcttctgcaccttctttataataaaatttaaggtttctgttggttttctttactgaattaaagcattttcagtagttttcaacataacctttgtatgggaggtgggcgaggttataatccgatttcctccatttttggactgtataaggtagtacgtaaaagaaacgactctggaaagtttccttgatatagctttagtagttttgatatgtacaaaaatttagtaggaggcggggccacgcccacttcctcaaaaaaattccatccacatatgctccttcatagagcaattcttcataccaaattttatttccatagctttatttatagcttagttatggcacctaatgcgttttcggttttcgacattttgcacggacggacggagagacagacatccgtatttgacctttactcgtcaccctgatcattgtgatatatataaccctatatctaaatcgtttagttttaagacttacaaccaaccgttatgtggacaaaactataatactctcgtagcaactttgttgtgagagcATAATAAAGACCTCTGAACATCGATAGTTCAAAAAGTAATCATAACGGTTAATTCCGAAGAAGTCTTACTTAATTGATAAGGAGATCGTTGAGAAAGATAAGAATTTTATTCTCATAacctaatttttcaaaaaaaaaaactacattttCCATCCAGTGAAAATCTCAACTTCATGGTTTATTCCCGAAAACAAAGAAACCAACGAAATGAAAATTCAGAATCAATTACAAATGGATGCAAATTCCATTGAAACTGCAATTTCGCTTGGAAGTGGTTTGGCCTGGAAGAAAACTACAAGTACACAAGCGCACAATTACAACACAGACAAGCAACGAACATGCAATAaaaagtacattttttttatgtgctGATAAAGCGAGCGTCAAGCAAGTCAGTCGAATCAATCGCAAGTAACGAACGAGGCCAATTGACAAATGCGATTGATTGCATGGAAATTGGCAAACTATTGGTTGCTCATACGCCTCGGTGGCGGCACCACCAGCGACATGTGGCAATGTCAAGCAGCATAACGAGCGGGGGgaaatgaattgaaaatgaaaatggggTAAACATGTGTATGTAGTGGATGCAGTGGGTTATAAAAACAATCGAATGGAATTGCTGGCTTTTACCTGCACTGAAGAATTTTACGAATTTAGCTCAATTCTTTCATATCATTTTACTAGCTTTAAATTTGAGCtctgtttattatttatgctgAAGTGactgaaattaattgaaagattTTCGAAGGTTCGCCATTTATTCTTCGCCATTTCGGGAAATCCCGTTAGTTAAATGTAATCTAgtgtatagaaaatataaattgagtATGTAAATGCAACGCAtcttcacatatttatatatttactttgaatCATACCCAATTGCAATTGACGAGATTTATGTGTTGACAAGCAACAAAATGGTAATAAATTCTGCTGTCGCTCCACAGATGCGCACAGACTCATAAATATGCTCGCGCATACATaagcacatataattatttttatacatacatacacttatgtAAATTAGGGTGTGACTAAAGgtaaaaaaatatgctttcatataataaatgaGAAATAACTTGAGAGCACAAGGGCTTAAGCAGACTAGGATCACAGGGAGTATCAGGGATGGAACAAATTAATATGTAGCCTGTGCCAACCGATAGTCAACCTCACCTACGCGAGGTGTCTCCTATTTTCTTAGCAAACGAGGCTCTGGCGACAGAGTAAACGCGATATAACCTTATCATCTGCATCGAGTAAATGCGGTTCTAAATCCAGTCGACACATCAACACCAGAATCGGAAAGATAGACTGATAACCCATCTTATCGACGATTTCACAATAAAGAAGCCTCAGATAAAACAAACACCCAGCAAGATAACAACCTTTAGCATGAAAAATAGAACCAGATTCGAAACAAGGAATATTCGCAAAATTAATACATCACGACTAGCCCCAGTAATATAACTATGGAtcaactgaaatttaaaaattttagcgAGTCTTAAATATACACTTCATTTGATAGATTTTCGAAACAATTGAAAGTGAATTGAGAATAATAGTCAGAAATTCCTTTGAAACCAGGTCCGAAATTTTTAAAGTTACTTCAAAAGAGTCCCCCTACATGACAGGACGGTAGAGGGAAATTTGTATTATGACGATCGATTCTAAGTCTAGTCTTACTAACTCCGCTAGTGGCCCTAAAATTCTTTAGCGTACTCCTTACGGACTTGCTGTCTACACCTGCCTACCACAATTTTTGTCTAACGTCCAAAAAATCCATGGAACCCGATCGAAGCGGGGCTAGTTGTCCAGTGATTTAACCAAATAACGGAGTAGAGCTTCTAGAATAAAAAAGAGATTCTTAAATCCATCTACTCAAGTATAAAATTCGTTTCGCATCACTAAGCGAAACATTTTTGTTACTGCAACTTGATTTtgggtaaatatattttttttaatttaatttttttccagaaTAATAAGCACCACCCTAATGAAATTACAAACACAAAGCATCGATACATGTATGTAATAATGATGGTATTCATCTATGCTTATTGCATTTATCTCCCATCAAACGCGTACAAAATGCGAATTTGTTGAAACGTGTCCTGAATTAACAATTAGCGCCGAGCAGCGATGAGCagtaacaaaaaacaataaaagaaactacaacaacaacaataaccagaAGCACCGACAAAGTCAACATTTACAACAGTACGTAGACAGCAGACAGCGTAAATATCGTGTCGTTGTTGTAACGGTATATTAAACACAAACAATTGGCGATGAATGCCACCGACGAAAAGTTGTATATTACCGAGccgacaacaaataaaatagcaacaatttGCAACTCAAAatgtgaatataaaataaaaaacgtttGGCTGTCTATTTGTGGAGgcgctgttgttgcaacaatgcTTAAATAGTGCGGAAAATAGATGTGTtatgcaacaaaaaacaacaacaaaagtaaacacACTAGTATAAATAATAGCACAACT
This genomic interval carries:
- the LOC128921656 gene encoding protein toll-like, which codes for MNYFKILRCFHIRLLLLLMFATNLPLITAVFTPENCKTLSANTNCQCITELAHFEIECVSTKTSGKFSLRIGPGKNVKIECEDITAEDYEILPTLKIGYTKIVQIQHCPLPDNEEPIAKLLNQLGVERVNYFAYAIDENSGNITQQHLSGLEKLQHLRLSAKAQKYLPDNLFEHLKNLVWLDLRSNNLTLSDRLLEPLPNLTYLDLGHNFLERLPEGVFKKQQKLQHLNLWSNRLRTLNKQTFSGAEELVLLDLSSNEIECFEHDVFALLGSLRSLDLNMNRIRELPSGLFAKNKYLTEFRLVNNKVQLKTLPPALFTNLTFLEEVRLICGLEQVPADLFASSTKLTNLTMRNNMLRTLPENFFKSQHNLYDLDLSHNRLETLPDTLFQFTTNLIELKLSHNQLVEISSELFKPLAQLELLHLENNNLVSISFNAFCDTANLKYLNLANNQIDLVDTLEATSLDSLDDEITIGTTSPFRFLFKLRELNLRNNSIMYLHKDWRTQLLELRKLDLSYNNIHVFSDHDLRFLSKHVTHVNLTHNLIEEINFNSITSLDLHTDPRTILFDLNDNPLHCDCVLLHFLQFVFGEFSEKLGNKVEILTNNLRCEGPPALREKEIIDLSSMELVCPLDDQYSQEKLCPNGCECLVRPVDLMLIINCSHSELTEMPTLPSVPILKGIELIVSHNRLESLPLNTTPGYSDVVALHAAGNQLRQLNLNNLPKNLEFLDVRQNLLQNLNASVLNFLNSSNNLQALFLTNNPWTCDCAAKPLLEFTQSAAIRRKLAEHDMQHLNCLVKSGNSTISLRFRDVSRSQICPVKRTLYIIIGLTIALAVLKIGIFTFIYRRYRHRFGRCLNANMEDDNKCYDAFVSYAPLDEHFIIEHLKPELENGPIQYRLCLPKRDWIVGDCFTQHTVCSVNESQRTIVVLSQNFIKTVWSDMEFRMAHQTALAAVQKHLIIIMYGDIEEVENLDSELQTILKANTHLRWGDPSFWSKLRAALPQDTCIERLEKEMSKLEMCVV